In the Nicotiana tabacum cultivar K326 chromosome 16, ASM71507v2, whole genome shotgun sequence genome, one interval contains:
- the LOC107811536 gene encoding uncharacterized protein LOC107811536, which produces MSEYGDDTETEMGENPFADIEEYIEDTNAIVPPAIGAATFKVEHGLILMLKAEGFFRNSTDDDPTQHLRNFLGVCAMHKHNNVSDDALRLRCFKYSLAKDARKWLQNLPPNFIHSWPELVWVFLSKWFLQSNKSELRDKIFFFKQIQGELLHEAWDRFKLYLVRSPNHGFPDSMLLENFYMGLDPMNQAIAKNAANRSFMDKSFARVTQILDKMAKHNQAWHSEDTTGGISYGSPSLSNLIKENQERDQVIVGIATNINVLTKMFIENQTKKVNAVENVQPILDENFVEANYINNPQGGYQRQHYHGQGQQSQWRPNPQGQGNQQWKNDQGNSHQGNWNNNNNLENRSSNPYVPPKGHYANQGSLSKSKLESMLERVLQNQEKSDASMRNMTEVVCSHTVSIQKLEMQMRDLSREQNPKQKWKLPSDTIANPKSGGSGSTSHVMAITTRSGKVLQGDIKQEVVGEESKQEVEAEEQGVVEVERVPEKEKVQEVNQERVKEKEKETSKSPPPIPRPPPPFPQRLIRRVNDIKLKKFYDILKQLSANIPFLEAFQEMPGFAKYLKDLITKNRTTKNEVVKLTHRVSSIIATSPVQKKEDPGAFTILCTIGERDFAKALCDNGASINLMPLAMYKKAGLGMPRPTIMRLQMADRSIKRPVGIVNDVIVKVGKFHLPVDFVILDCVVDKEIPIILGRPFLATGRALMDSE; this is translated from the coding sequence ATGTCTGAATATGGTGATGATACAGAGACAGAAATGGGAGAGAATCCCTTCGCAGACATCGAGGAGTACATTGAGGATACTAACGCCATTGTACCGCCAGCTATTGGAGCTGCAACATTTAAAGTGGAACACGGTCTAATTCTGATGCTCAAGGCAGAAGGATTTTTCAGAAACTCCACAGATGATGATCCAACACAACACCTTAGGAATTTCTTGGGTGTGTGTGCAATGCACAAACACAACAATGTCTCTGACGATGCCCTGAGGTTGAGATGCTTCAAGTATTCTCTAGCTAAAGATGCGAGGAAATGGCTCCAGAATTTGCCACCCAACTTTATCCATTCTTGGCCCGAACTTGTCTGGGTGTTTTTGTCTAAGTGGTTCCTGCAGAGCAACAAGTCTGAGTTGCGGGataagattttcttcttcaagcagaTACAGGGAGAGTTGTTGCATGAGGCATGGGATCGCTTCAAATTATACTTGGTGAGGTCTCCAAACCATGGTTTTCCGGATTCCATGTTGTTGGAAAATTTTTATATGGGTTTGGATCCCATGAACCAAGCCATCGCCAAGAATGCAGCTAACAGATCTTTCATGGACAAATCATTTGCAAGAGTGACACAAATCCTGGACAAAATGGCAAAGCACAACCAAGCATGGCATTCAGAGGATACTACCGGAGGAATCTCATATGGCTCTCCTTCCTTGAGCAacttaattaaggaaaatcaagAGAGGGATCAAGTGATTGTCGGGATCGCAACAAATATAAATGTGCTGACAAAGATGTTTATCGAGAATCAGACAAAGAAAGTGAATGCAGTGGAAAATGTCCAACCCATCTTAGATGAAAATTTTGTGGAAGCAAATTATATCAACAACCCTCAAGGAGGGTATCAAAGGCAACACTACCATGGTCAAGGGCAACAAAGCCAGTGGAGGCCAAACCCACAAGGGCAAGGCAACcaacaatggaaaaatgatcaagGTAACTCgcatcaaggaaattggaacaacaacaacaacttagaaaacCGGAGCTCCAACCCGTATGTTCCCCCGAAAGGTCATTATGCAAATCAAGGGTCGTTAAGCAAGTCAAAGTTAGAAAGCATGCTTGAAAgagtattgcaaaatcaagaaaAGTCTGACGCGTCCATGAGAAACATGACCGAAGTTGTTTGCTCTCACACCGTATCTATCCAAAAGTTAGAGATGCAAATGAGAGACCTTTCAAGAGAGCAAAACCCAAAGCAAAAATGGAAACTTCCTAGTGATACCATTGCGAACCCGAAGAGTGGTGGAAGTGGCTCAACTTCTCACGTCATGGCAATAACTACTAGAAGTGGGAAGGTTTTACAAGGTGATATTAAGCAAGAGGTTGTTGGGGAAGAATCCAAACAAGAAGTTGAAGCAGAAGAGCAAGGGGttgttgaagttgaaagggtGCCGGAAAAAGAGAAGGTGCAAGAAGTGAACCAAGAAAGGGTGAAGGAAAAGGAGAAGGAGACATCAAAATCTCCTCCTCCTATTCCTAGACCTCCTCCGCCTTTTCCTCAAAGACTTATTAGAAGGGTTAATGATATCAAGCTTAAAAAATTCTATGATATTCTAAAGCAATTGTCGGCGAACATTCCATTCTTGGAGGCTTTTCAAGAAATGCCGGGGTTTGCCAaatatttgaaggatttgatcaCCAAAAATAGGACCACAAAGAATGAGGTGGTAAAACTGACTCACCGGGTTAGCTCTATTATTGCCACAAGCCCTGTCCAAAAGAAAGAGGACCCGGGAGCATTTACTATTCTATGCACTATCGGGGAGCGtgactttgcaaaagccctttgtgacAATGGGGCTAGCATCAACTTGATGCCACTTGCCATGTACAAGAAAGCTGGATTAGGGATGCCGAGGCCAACAatcatgaggttacaaatggccgATCGATCTATTAAGCGGCCGGTAGGAATTGTTAATGATGTGAttgtgaaagttggaaaattccATTTGCCCGTCGACTTTGTAATTCTTGACTGTGTTGTTGataaagagatccctatcatcttAGGGAGACCATTCCTAGCCACAGGAAGAGCACTCATGGATTCGGAGTGA